A stretch of the Porites lutea chromosome 12, jaPorLute2.1, whole genome shotgun sequence genome encodes the following:
- the LOC140921872 gene encoding contactin-3-like, with amino-acid sequence MTVHWQQPAEQNGFIRKYRLVLTYTIDGRQSTITTETNNQIFNHSLDVFGGIQYSVEIWAETVRLGPSLTGTKEVPEYKPSTSPHNITSKKMNETTYRISWNPLPRNTSNGKVIAYEVKQTKLSTSRTARSVSTPAVLQNTSDTFIVLTGLLSCSIYKVEVRAYTSAGPGVFGSMAHDIATSAPGEPTNLHTENPSQRSITLLWDKPDRHGDDVKRYKIYCKSN; translated from the exons ATGACGGTCCACTGGCAACAACCTGCTGAACAAAATGGTTTCATCAGGAAATATAGATTGGTTTTGACCTACACCATTGATGGACGACAATCTACCATTacaactgaaacaaataatcagATCTTTAACCACAGTCTAGATGTTTTCGGTGGAATACAGTACAGTGTTGAAATTTGGGCAGAAACTGTTAGACTTGGGCCATCGCTAACTGGAACGAAAGAAGTACCAGAATACA aaCCAAGCACGTCACCTCACAACATAACCTCGAAGAAGATGAACGAGACAACGTACAGAATAAGTTGGAATCCTCTTCCCAGAAACACAAGTAATGGTAAAGTGATCGCTTACGAAGTGAAGCAGACGAAGCTTTCTACTTCACGCACTGCAAGATCCGTGTCCACTCCCGCAGTTCTACAAAACACATCCGACACTTTTATCGTTTTAACTGGTCTTTTATCGTGCTCTATTTACAAAGTTGAAGTACGTGCCTACACTTCTGCTGGGCCAGGAGTCTTTGGCAGCATGGCCCATGACATCGCGACCTCAG CTCCCGGTGAACCAACTAATTTGCATACGGAAAATCCTAGTCAACGAAGCATAACCTTGCTGTGGGATAAACCTGATCGTCATGGTGACGACGTGAAGCGTTACAAG ATTTACTGTAAGAGCAACTAA